GCCGTTCAACATCGCAAGAAAGATAACACATAAGCGCTTGGATGATCGCGCCGCGCACACGATCATCATCATTCATTTTATAGCCGCGCGTAGTAGCTAGCATATTCTGCTTGATGATGTTCTGATATGTTTCAGTCTGGCGTTCGTTTTGAAAGAAACCATCGGGCGTTTGGCTGATGGATGATGCGCCAAGCGCAATCAGTGTATCGGTTGTATCATCGGTGTAGCCTTGGAAATTGCGGCACAGCGTTCCGTTGTTCAATGCACGCACAAGGCCATCATCGGGCTTTGCGAAATGATCCATCCCCACCGCAATATAACCATGCGCAATAAACACATCACGTGCGGCATCATCCATGGCAAGGCGAGCTATTGAATCCGGAATTCCGCATGGCTCTAGCGCTTGCTGGTGTTTTTTAAGACGAGGCAAATGGGCATAGGAAAACAAAGCAATACGGTCAGGGCCCAATTCACATACCTGGCGTGCAGTATGCGCCACGCTTTCAGGGGTTTGCAAAGGCAGACCATACATCAAGTCAAAATTGATGTTGGCAATACCGCTGCTATGAAGCCATGCGCAAACCTGTTTCACCATTTCATAAGGCTGGATACGATGCACCAGTTCCTGCACATCATGCTTGAAATCCTGCACGCCCAAACTGGCACGTGTGACGCCGCATTTGGCGAACGCTAATACCTTTTCATGTGTGGCTACGCGCGGGTCAATCTCGACCGCGATTTCCTTACAGTGCGAGAAATCAAATTGCTGATGCAATTCAGCAAATAATTCCATGATCATTTGCGGCGACAAAATATTGGGCGTACCACCGCCAAAATGCAAATGACTGACGGATAAACGATGCCCGACCTGCTCTGCGATCATGCGCATTTCATCTTTTAAGGCAACCAAATAGCGTTCAATACGGCTTTCGCGGCGGGTAACGCCAGTATTGCATCCGCAATAAAGGCACAACGCATCACAAAACGGAATATGAATGTACAGCGAGATGGGCTTTTCGGGCGGTAGCTTTGCCAATGATGCGGCATAATCGATAG
This genomic interval from Alphaproteobacteria bacterium contains the following:
- the hemN gene encoding oxygen-independent coproporphyrinogen III oxidase; this encodes MMHVSPNDNLKLWLGAAVPRYTSYPPATAFHGGVAAIDYAASLAKLPPEKPISLYIHIPFCDALCLYCGCNTGVTRRESRIERYLVALKDEMRMIAEQVGHRLSVSHLHFGGGTPNILSPQMIMELFAELHQQFDFSHCKEIAVEIDPRVATHEKVLAFAKCGVTRASLGVQDFKHDVQELVHRIQPYEMVKQVCAWLHSSGIANINFDLMYGLPLQTPESVAHTARQVCELGPDRIALFSYAHLPRLKKHQQALEPCGIPDSIARLAMDDAARDVFIAHGYIAVGMDHFAKPDDGLVRALNNGTLCRNFQGYTDDTTDTLIALGASSISQTPDGFFQNERQTETYQNIIKQNMLATTRGYKMNDDDRVRGAIIQALMCYLSCDVERLCNSLGADVGQFSQAFEKLASFEACGLVRLDGHTIKLTSRWRMPIRVICQVFDAHAQAVPAAFSKVA